TCAGACGTTGGTGGGTCCTCAGCCAGGTCAGAATTGCCTGCTGTCCCGGCTCTCGGACAGTCTGGCTCCCACTGGCGTAGAAGGTTATCAAGCCCGGAGCCTTCAACAGCCTTTTCCTGTTAtcagagcccaagtgtccaagaAGGAGTGTGAACCCCTGCTTCTTCCCATCCTGCTGGGTTACAGTCTGTCCTCGGAGCGAGAGTAAACAGAGGAGGTGACAGTGTCAATAAATGTCTCCCATGTGGCCTTGGCTAGCATACATGCCTTCCCACTAAGGGACGCAGATAGATTTGTGTTCGTGGCCCTTCCTATGACACACACGAGAATAAATATTAAGAAGACgggaaatagtaataaaaataaagaaaagaacaaaaaaggaaaagaatgtccCTTTGTGGACTCTGAAAGGGATCTTCAACAGCTGGTTCTGGATAATACAAAGTACTGTCTTCTGAACCTTGTCACATTGTAGGCGATGAGTGGCAAATTTGATTAAGAGCCAACGTCACCCAATACGATGAATTTCCCTGTCACTTACAAATATGCAATGAACACGTGTCAGTGAGCTCATTCATTCGTGAGAGAACCAGTCAGATGGTACAACTGCTTCATAGGATAATTAAAGGAACCTCACGTATATAGCTTGTAAGAATgctaatgtattaaaaaatatttacaaaattgttCTATCCATGGGGCAATAATCAACTGTATTCCACTGGTCccaattcatttgcatttctatggaaAAGAATAATTTGCACTGATATCAATTTTGCAAAACTTCGAGATTGTGAAGTATTTTAGGGataataaaatgtgaagaatgtCTAGAAGAAAGCTCTAGACAGGATATCCAGTAATCTTTGATGCCTCGTCAATACCTTTCTCACAATTTTCCCTAATACCAGAAAAATAAGTTTGGCAAATACATCCAAAGAACCTCATGAAAAACTCAATTCTATGTGAATCAAAGTGGGGGGTGAATCATTGCAGAGTTCCATCCTTGTCTCCACATGGATGATTCTAGGGAGGGCAGTGTGTTATCCAGGTAGGAAGTAGGAAGGTCTGGGTTAGGTCCAACCTCACCGCTCTGTGGTTGGGTGGCCTCAGGCCATTCCCTTCTCTCTGACTTTTCCAAGACTTCTGACTTGCAAAATGGGACCACTAACAATGAGAttacagagaggaaagaagtacCCCAAGCCCGGTGGATAGTAGGAACTCAGGCCACAGGGACTTCCTTCCAGCTTCTTGAAACTATTCCCAGTGGTTACTCAAGGCATGTCCATCTTTTCCAGGTCCAAAGGCTGCCTGTTTTAGCCACCTGGCACTTCCAGGTGTGAGACTTCATTCAAGTGGATCGATGTTTGTCTGTGTAAAGCTTCAGTAACACCAAGCAAAGTCTGGGGGAAAGGTAGCCAAAGTCttcttttctttggagaaaaatagaCCCTGGCCCCACAGTGTCACCGAAGGGCAGGTGTCTGGGAATGTAGGGAGAGGAGGAATTCAgtgagcccagtgcagagctaaGAAGAGATGTGGGTTAAGAGGAAGATTTGGAATAAGCTAGAGTTTCCCACCTCTCAAGGGGTGGGACATCCTTCAAGGGGCATCTtcaaaaatatgatgaaaaccCTATACCCACTCCCCAGAAATCGGTGTGTGTATAGGCTGGCAGAGGCTGGAGCAGGTGGCTCAGAGGTTCTGAGCCTGGCATGCGGCATGCTCTGCAGTCCCCTCCCTCAGTGAGTGTCTCCAGCTTCAGACGAACTAGAGCCAGCCTCATAGAGGAGGGGAGCCCCAAAGTGAGAGGTGGCAGATCAAGCTCCTTCCTTGTCACCTAACTGATGGGACAGATGAGCTGCTGTGGCCCAGATGGGGCGCATCCCCTTAGAGTCTTTCCTCTTTTATCTGGGGGGGCTGCCCTAAGTCTCTGTCACCCTAGTCTTTGAGTCCACACAGTAGAGGACCAGTGTGGAGGGTAGGTGATGGGGCAGGGGGACATCCAAAGGAGAAGTATGGGGCCTTAACTCTTTCCCTCCCTAGTTCAAGGACTCCATCCCTAGTTCAAGGTCTTCCTCCAGAAGGTAAAGActgtgggctttggagccagtcTGGGGTTTATGCCAACCATGGAGGTGCACCACTCAGATCTCCCTTCAAAAAGGAACTCGCTGTTCAGCTGTGTGTTCATTTCCCAGGGCCTCCATGACGAAGTACACACACCGAGTGCTTTACACAACAGAGACtgattttctcacagctctggaggctgaaatCCAGAAGTCCGCAGGACGCGCTCCCCTTGAAGGTGCTAGGGAAGGACCTGCTTCgtgcctctctcctggcttctgctaGCCTTcaacattccttggcttgtagatgtgTGACTCCAATCCTCTGCCTtacatggtgttctccctgtgtctcagtCTTCACAGGGCCGCCTGcttctaaggacaccagccatattggattaggggcccagtCCAATACGACCTTGTCTtaactaatgacatctgcaaCAACTCTATTCCCAGATAGGGTCACGTTCAGTAgtactgggagttaggatttcaaaataTCTGGAGTTTTtttgaggagaaggaggagcgGGGAGACATAGTTGAATCTTAGCAAACTACCAGGAGTTAGGGGACTCCTCTTGCTGCAGTCCCTTCAGGTGGCTGGGCTTTCCGTAGGCGGCTCTCAAGCACCAGGGCAGAGGCTTTATCACACCTGCACCACCATCAGGTGGCCTTCTCCTATTCCTGTCCCTTCATCTCACACAGGCATTAGCTCCTAATAAGCATTTAGTCCTCCTAACTTCATCACTGTCTGCTTCTTGGAGGACCAAAACTGGCAAAGGCGGTAAGATGGATTTATTTCCTGGATCACTTGCTGCTCAGGAGTCAGTGAAGACCCCCCATCCCCAGGGGTACGTGGGGTACAGTAGTGCCTGGTGGGGACACAGGGTGGCAGCTCAGCTGCTAAATCTTTCATTGGTAATGACTTGGAAGATTGTCCCAGTGGTGGGCACACCCTGGCCATGTAATGATTCAGTgtttgaaaaacagaagggaCCATGCATGCAAGGGTGATGGAATTAGCTGGCTAATTAAGCTACGTGAGTTATATTGACCCttcagagagaaaatggaaagtcaAGTGCACTTAGAAAACCAAAACTAAGTGTGGGGGGGTTTTGGGACATCTTGCAAATAAGTCTTTCTCTCCCCAGCAAGAGAGCAAGTAAAGCCTGTTAGCAAAATCAGGATTTAATGGTAAGGAGCTTCGAAAGTCATAAAATGCTCAGCAGAGGCAAGTCTGCCCGTGGTTGGGGCCATCTGGGACCTGAGGTATAGGATGAGGACACATGGGATGAGGACAACTGTATGTAGGGTGATGACTCCTAGAAAAGCCAGGAGCTTTACAATTTGTAAATGACAATTATGGTAAAACTAGCAAAGTTAAGGTGCCAGCCAGACGATCTTGCCCTGCAGAGGACTGTGGAGATGGGTTAATGGAATAAAGTGTCCCTACAGGCAAGATAGAGAGGTAACCAGCAAGGGTATCATCAAAAGAGAGCAAGAATGTTTAGGCAGGAAGTTTAGGGTGGTAGTCCCAATAAAATGTCACAATTCCTTACTCAAAGTTCTTGGACTTGAACCAGTTTTTAGGTCTTTGAGTTACAAGAAAAGAGCACCTGTTGACTGAAGAGGTGGCTGGGCATCCCAGAGAAAGGACTATGCTACACCATGGTAAGCATCTACTGTAAGAGCCTTCCCAGTTCTTCCCCAAAAGCACTGACAAGCCATTTACTCAGATATTATTTCCTGGGGAAATAGAAATGCCCAGACACATTTGGACTATTGGACCTGGGGTCTGAGTTGACATTGATACCCAAAGACCTGAAATATCATCGTGGACCTACATATGAGGGCCAGCTGATAATTAATGGAGCCCTGTCCAGAATGCAGCTTATATTGGGCCCCCTGGGGATGTGAGACCACTTGCTACTCATTTCTCTGATCTCTGAATGTATAACTGGGGTTGGCATGGTTGGCAGATAGAGTGATTCTTACACTGGGCCCTTGAACTGTGGGGTAAGAGCTACCATAGTGGAGAAGGCCAAGTGAAAGCCTTTGAATccatccccctcttcctccttccctgtccaCTCTCTATTCTGTACACTCTCATTCCCACCAAGGGAGTAAATCCAAACCAATGTTGcatcctgggggtgggagagatggcAATGTTAATGCTGTCATTAAGGAGCTCAAGATGTGGGAGTGGTGGTCCCCTATCATACCTCTGTTGAGTTTATCAGTCTGGACCTTGCAGAAATCAGATGGATTCTAGAGTGTGACTGGAGACAACTGAGAGCTCTACCAAATAGTAGCCCCAAATGCAGCCACCGTGCTGAGCTAGGGCCTCTGCTAGAGCAGGTGGATATGGCTTCAGGTACACGGTGTCCCCTTACTGAGTTGGtaaatgtgttattttctatCCCAATCAGGAAAGAAGATCAGGAACGGTTCACATTCACACGGAATGGACAATGATATGCATTCATGGTTTTCTCCCTGGGTGTGTCGATTCTCTTGCACCTTGTCACAATATATTCCAAAGAGTTGTGGACGACGTGCACATCCGGCAGAACATCCCACTGATGCACGTCATTGATAGCAGCAACCTAAGCAGGATGATGAACAGGAGGTGGCTAGTGCTCTGGAGGCCTTGATAAGACACATGCACCCCAGAGGGTGGGAGATAAGCCTTAGAGATTTACAAGCCTGCCACAACAGGAAACATTTTAGGGGTCTAGAAATCAAGGGCGTATTGGGACCTCCCCTTCAAAGCCAAAGACAAATGGCTGCATTTTGCCTTTGCCACCATACAGAGGGGAGCACAGTGCCAGTTAGACGTTTTGGGGTTTCAGAGGTACATATTCCCTATCTAGAGACACTGCTCCAGTCCATAGATGGGTGACAAGAAAGGCTCCTAGCTTTGAGTGGGGCCCAGAGCAAGAAAGGACTCCTTAGGAAGTCCAGGCTGCAGTGTAAGCAGCCCAGCCACTCAGACCATACAATCCGGCCGATCTTGGTGTTGGAGATGCTGGTGCAGAAAAAGATGGGGTGTGAAGTTTGCAGGGAGCCCCAGAAAGAGAATCACAGAGCAGGCCCTGCGATGAGGAATGAGGGCTTGCCAAGGAgacagctggggagggaggggggctttTGGGGTGGATTTAGAGATCGTGGAGGAGGGACATGTGGGGCACTAGTTGAAGCTCCAAGATCAGCTGGTGTGGTGGGAGCTGTAGTTTGTCCTGCTGACCTCCCTGTTTCAAGTTTCTTCCCTGCAGGAAGGAAGGCCCACTGAAAGCCTGGAGAAGTGCATCCACGTGGGGCACAGGTGGGCTGTGGGAGCCATGGAAGTGCACCCTTCAGACCTCCCTTCAGTGAAGAGCTCACCATTGGGCTGTAGAGGGTGCAGTAGGTGACAGCTTCCAGCTGCAGAGCCTTCAGGCCAAGGTCATGCTCCCTGGGCATCTCCCTGCCAATGAGAAGCTCACGGGTCTTAGGATCTGGTCATTTCTGCCCAGTGTGGGACCCTTCTAATGGGCAGTTTTTACTCAGGAGCTCTGCACTGAGTTGTCTGAACTTTCTCAGCTTTGCATGGCAGCCTGATGGCAACTTTTGGTGTCTAGAATCACACCAGGTAACCCTGGGCTCTTGGTGTCCATTTGATGgctgagagagactgagagtcATTCACAGGCCCCATTGGAAGGCCACGCCTTCCCCCTGAACAGCCTGTGGAGGTTGAAAGGGCACAGGCTTTCGAGGCAGACATGCCTGTGTTCCACTCTCAGCTTCTCTGCTGACCAGTTGCGGAACTTTGGTCTCTAGGGTTCCTGATGAGGCtcgattttttttcttaatttttaaaaagatttttaaaatttatttatttgagagagagagagagagagggagagggagaacatgcaagccgggggaggagcaaagggagagggacaggcagactctgtgctgagcatggagctggacgtggggctcaatcccacgaccctgagatcatgacctgagctgaaatcaagagtcagatgcttaactgactgagccacccaggtgccagaaGAGGCTTCGTCTTTATTGTCTCTCtgatcctctctttttctcttcccctttccctccataCCACATGCCCAGCCAGAATCCTGCAAGGGCAGATTCTCTGCCAGCAGCTGCCAACGCCTCTGAAGAAAAGTCTCCATTAGACTACACTCTCTCTGAACTCCCGTTCCCTCCCCAGTATCATGGCCTCCTATAATTTCCAGAAGGAGGCCAGGCACTCAGACATCTGAGTTGAAATTTAGCAAACTTCCTTGAGTCCCCGCTTTGTACCAGGTCCCAAACTGTTCACTCTACCATAATAACCTTCATAACACCCCAGTGAGGCAAGCTCTGTTATTACACCCATTTGATAAGTAAGTAAATGGAGGCTCAGCAGAGTCAGAAAGTGGAGCAGGGATTGGAGCCCAACCCACCGTCCTCCAAGCCTAGTGCTCTTCCTCTGACACAGCGTGCCTGGCTGGGGTCGCCACCCAAATCTGTGGGGATGGAGATGTGAGAAGCCTGACTCATAGCTGGGTAACTGAGGGTCTGGGGCCACAGAGATTCTGGCCTGCACTGGCTTGTGGTGTCTAGGCTGCAGGAAGCTGCTGGAGGGACTCCTGGGGTCAGGCATGTCATGGGCAGGCCCCGAAAACTTCTTGGAGAGCTTGCAATTACAAGTGCTCTTTGGATAACAGTGGAAGACATGATAACAATATCAACTGCAATTTGTTAAATCCTTACTACGTGCCAGACATGGAGGGTTAACAAACGTGATCTCACGTAATCCCCCCAGCAATCTGAGAGCGTGGAATTGTTATCCAGAATTCCCCATCCAGGCCCACAGGTCTCCAGAGCTCACACACATTCCTGGACGCAGAGATGCAGACCGACATCTCCTGATAATGATTGATGACCCTCACCCAACAGACCGTGTCTCGGCCGGGCCTGTCCTGCTCACCGCTCCTCCCCAGCTCTGGCTCCTCAGAGCAAGCCCGAGCCCAGCACCAGGTTTGGGGCTGAGATCGCAGAAAGGAGCTAAGGTATGTCCCACCTCCCTGACATGCTGAGACCTAGAGACGGTGGAAGAGACTTTCTAAACCCCATTcggagcaagaaagaaaaaataaggtcCGCACTTAATGTTTGTAGGACAGAAGGAATGttacagaacagaacagaacctGAATGACCCCGCCTTCTCCATCAAAGAGAAAGCTCTTTGAACAAGAGAAGTGAAACAATCCCTCCGGACTGACGGGAACCAAAGGCCTGGTGGGGCTGAGACAGGGCTGCCCCCAGCTGCCATTGCTCTGTTCAAGGCCCTCCAGGCAGAGATGGGTCATTCCAGAGGCCCTTCTGGGAGGGTGAGAGGTGCCAGGAAGAAAGCCAAAAACCTGCTGCCTCCATTCAAGCATGGGAAAAATATGGTGCATTGAGCTTATCCTAATCCTAGGCAAAATTCCAGAAGTTCCTTTCCTAAGCAGGGATTACTGGGAGCCAAGACAGGTTCACTTAGGTCAAGTCATGTCTAACTCTCCAGATTTCCCCTGTAGGAAGGGTGATCAGAACATGTTGTGGGAAAAGGGCCACAGATgcaggatttaaaaataagactttgCTGTTATAACAACTACAtcgaggaagaaaggagagagttCATCAGCCAGGGTCTGGAATGTACCACACCCCAGCTCCTTACATATCAAAATTACAGGCTTCCTTTTATAGCTGAGGAGACTCAAGAGGGCTGCCAAAATTTGTCTTGTGGTCAGCAACGGAGGAGGAGTCTTGGGACCCACAAAGGAGGAAGATGAGATGCCCTGAGGCCATGGATATTGGCATCCAACATCTGAGAGGGTGAAAGTCTTCGTCCAATAAAGCACTTAAGATCTAGAAAGGTTGTAGAATTTGTCCAGGGGAGTAAAACATCGAGAATTTCATAGAACACATAACACGGATAAAGGAGGGGCCGATTTCTTTGTCAAGCACCCCTGGCACCAAGGTCAGTTTTGCtattgaaatatcttttttttttttttttaatgtctctcaCCCATCTCTTTGACAGTTAATGGAGAAATATGGGCCAAATCAGGGTAGCTCAGGCTTCATGTGGCTGTTTGAGCCCCTCTACTCCGGGTAGAAGGCATTAATTGATTCTGTTGGGTGAGAATCTGCCTCCTTTATAACCCAGAGCAGCAGCAATGTGGCCCTGCCGCCGTCACTCACTGGTGTCTGCTGTGGGTGTGCCCTgtgcaaaggaaaagaatgtgtgtCTGCTGTGTGAGAGGAAAAGCCTGCTGGATGCCCTCTGGTCCTGAGATTGGTCCTGCACGGCCCTCCACCAGCCTGCATGGCACGACCATTTCTATTCTGAAGGCCATGGCTTGAAGAGGTTCAAGGTTCatgctctggagtcagactgcttcCCTCTCCCTAACCCCATCCCATTGCAGTCtcggctctgccatttactagctgggTGCCCTTCGGCAAGTTAGTAATTTCTCTgggtcttcttttctttctttctttctttctttttttttttttaacattcttagTTTATTCATCCTCTCTTGAAAACTCTGCACAACCAGCACAGATAAAGCGACCGCGGCACCTTTACTCCTTCTGTTGTCCAGTCTCTAGCTCACTTCTTTTTGCCAGCACCAACATCGGCTTTTGCAGTCCCCctgacttttttccttctgttcttgcATTCCTTTCGTTGTTTTCTTGACGTCTTTTTCTTCTCACACAGGCCATGTCTTGCGAGTCTATGtttgggttcatttttctttgcataatCCAAGGAATCATAAATCATGCCAAAGCCAGTTGTCTTGCCACCACCAAAATGGGTTCTGAATCCAAATACAAATATGACATCTGGTGTGGTCTTGTACATTCTGGCTAGTTTTTCCCGAATTTCTGTCTTAGGTACTGTTGCCTTTCCGGGGTGAAGGACATCAATGACCATCTGTTTCCGCTGAAGTGGTCGGCTGGTCATGAACTTCCTGGTCCGGATAGTTACGGTGTCATTCATGATGAAGGCCGAGCTTCAAGCAGCCGGAGAGGAAAAGACCTgggtcttattttcttcatctgaaaatcgGGATAATGGTGGTGACTTTCACAGGGTTAGAG
This window of the Ailuropoda melanoleuca isolate Jingjing chromosome 2, ASM200744v2, whole genome shotgun sequence genome carries:
- the LOC100474927 gene encoding 40S ribosomal protein S24-like, producing the protein MNDTVTIRTRKFMTSRPLQRKQMVIDVLHPGKATVPKTEIREKLARMYKTTPDVIFVFGFRTHFGGGKTTGFGMIYDSLDYAKKNEPKHRLARHGLCEKKKTSRKQRKECKNRRKKVRGTAKADVGAGKKK